A window of Equus caballus isolate H_3958 breed thoroughbred chromosome 10, TB-T2T, whole genome shotgun sequence contains these coding sequences:
- the GYS1 gene encoding glycogen [starch] synthase, muscle isoform X1, with the protein MNSKGCKVYFGRWLIEGGPLVVLLDVGASAWALERWKGELWDTCNIGVPWYDREANDAVLFGFLTTWFLGEFLAQSEEKPHVVAHFHEWLAGIGLCLCRARRLPVATIFTTHATLLGRYLCAGAVDFYNNLENFNVDKEAGERQIYHRYCMERAAAHCTHVFTTVSQITAIEAQHLLKRKPDIVTPNGLNVKKFSAMHEFQNLHAQSKARIQEFVRGHFYGHLDFNLDKTLYFFIAGRYEFSNKGADVFLEALARLNYLLRVNGSEQTVVAFFIMPARTNNFNVETLKGQAVRKQLWDTANTVKEKFGRKLYESLLVGSLPDMNKMLDKEDFTMMKRAIFATQRQSFPPVCTHNMLDDSSDPILTTIRRIGLFNSSADRVKVIFHPEFLSSTSPLLPVDYEEFVRGCHLGVFPSYYEPWGYTPAECTVMGIPSISTNLSGFGCFMEEHIADPSAYGIYILDRRFRSLDDSCSQLTSFLYSFCQQSRRQRIIQRNRTERLSDLLDWKYLGRYYMSARHMALAKAFPEHFTYEPREADATQGYRYPRPASVPPSPSLSRHSSPHQSEDEEEPRDVPPDEDSERYDEDEEAAKDRRNIRAPEWPRRASCTSSTSGSKRGSVDTGPSSSLSTPSEPLSPASSLGEERN; encoded by the exons GTGTATTTCGGGCGCTGGCTGATCGAGGGGGGCCCCCTGGTGGTGCTCCTGGATGTGGGGGCCTCAGCCTGGGCCCTGGAACGCTGGAAGGGAGAGCTTTGGGACACCTGCAACATCGGGGTGCCCTGGTACGACCGTGAGGCCAACGACGCCGTCCTTTTTGGCTTCCTCACCACCTGGTTCCTGGGTGAG TTCCTGGCCCAGAGCGAGGAGAAGCCACATGTGGTTGCACACTTCCACGAGTGGTTGGCGGGCATCGGGCTCTGCCTGTGCCGTGCCCGGCGGCTGCCTGTGGCTACAATCTTCACCACCCACGCCACGCTGCTGGGGCGATACCTGTGTGCCGGTGCTGTGGACTTCTACAACAACCTGGAGAAT TTCAACGTGGACAAGGAAGCTGGTGAGAGGCAAATTTATCACCGTTACTGCATGGAGCGGGCGGCAGCCCACTGCACTCACGTCTTCACTACCGTGTCCCAGATCACCGCCATTGAGGCTCAGCACCTACTCAAGAGGAAACCAG ATATCGTGACCCCCAATGGACTGAATGTGAAGAAGTTCTCTGCCATGCATGAGTTCCAGAACCTCCATGCTCAGAGCAAGGCCCGAATCCAGGAGTTTGTGCGTGGCCATTTTTATGG GCACCTGGACTTCAACTTGGATAAGACCCTGTATTTCTTTATCGCCGGCCGCTACGAGTTCTCCAACAAGGGGGCTGACGTCTTCCTGGAGGCCTTGGCCCGGCTCAACTATCTGCTCAGA GTAAATGGCAGCGAGCAGACGGTGGTCGCCTTCTTCATCATGCCGGCTCGGACCAACAACTTCAACGTGGAAACCCTCAAGGGGCAAGCCGTGCGCAAGCAGCTCTG GGATACGGCGAACACAGTGAAGGAGAAGTTCGGGAGGAAGCTTTACGAATCCCTGCTGGT TGGGAGCCTCCCGGACATGAACAAGATGCTGGACAAGGAGGATTTCACTATGATGAAGAGAGCCATCTTTGCCACGCAG CGGCAGTCTTTTCCCCCTGTGTGCACCCACAATATGCTGGACGACTCCTCGGACCCTATCCTGACCACCATCCGTCGAATCGGCCTCTTCAATAGTAGTGCTGACAGGGTCAAG GTGATTTTCCACCCAGAGTTCCTCTCCTCCACGAGCCCCCTGCTCCCCGTGGACTATGAGGAGTTTGTCCGTGGCTGCCACCTTGGGGTTTTCCCCTCCTACTATGAGCCTTGGGGCTACACACCAG CTGAGTGCACGGTTATGGGCATCCCCAGTATCTCCACCAACCTCTCCGGCTTCGGCTGCTTCATGGAGGAACACATCGCAGACCCCTCAGCTTACG GCATCTACATTCTGGACCGGCGGTTCCGCAGCCTGGATGATTCCTGCTCGCAGCTTACCTCCTTCCTCTACAGCTTCTGCCAGCAGAGCCGGCGGCAGCGCATCATCCAGCGGAACCGCACGGAGCGCCTCTCCGACCTTCTGGACTGGAAATACCTAGGCCGG TACTATATGTCCGCGCGCCACATGGCGCTGGCCAAGGCCTTTCCAGAACATTTCACCTACGAGCCCCGCGAGGCTGATGCG ACCCAGGGCTACCGCTACCCACGGCCTGCATCGGTGCCTCCGTCGCCCTCACTGTCACGACACTCGAGCCCGCACCAGAGCGAGGACGAGGAGGAGCCCCGGGACGTGCCGCCCGATGAAGACAGTGAGCGCTACGACGAGGACGAGGAGGCCGCCAAGGACCGGCGCAACATCCGCGCCCCGGAGTGGCCGCGTCGCGCCTCCTGCACCTCTTCCACGAGCGGGAGCAAGCGCGGCTCGGTGGACACGGGGCCCTCCAGCTCGCTCAGCACCCCCAGCGAGCCCCTCAGCCCCGCCAGCTCCCTGGGCGAGGAGCGCAACTAA